A stretch of Camelina sativa cultivar DH55 chromosome 18, Cs, whole genome shotgun sequence DNA encodes these proteins:
- the LOC104761538 gene encoding uncharacterized protein LOC104761538, with amino-acid sequence MLRNCVNPKSISKPNIKSCIYSFYLKRGSASGGREEGRAPSTAEEFTRQGVASQTVKKAYDGAAAAVNVSGDSDEAKMKKVRKAFQEKKDNYKKGNDDDNDGLPINTAKGI; translated from the exons ATGTTGAGAAATTGTGTGAACCCAAAATCGATCTCCAAGCCTAATATAAAATCATGTATTTACTCTTTTTATCTTAAG AGAGGAAGTGCGAGTGGAGGGAGGGAAGAAGGAAGAGCTCCTTCGACGGCGGAGGAGTTCACAAGACAAGGTGTTGCTAGCCAAACAGTGAAAAAGGCTTACGACGGAGCTGCGGCGGCAGTAAACGTCTCCGGTGATTCTGATGaggcgaagatgaagaaggtgagAAAGGCGtttcaagagaagaaagacaatTACAAGAAgggaaatgatgatgataacgatGGTTTGCCTATCAATACGGCTAAGGGAATATAA
- the LOC104761540 gene encoding small ubiquitin-related modifier 2: MSATPEEDKKPDQGAHINLKVKGQDGNEVFFRIKRSTQLKKLMNAYCDRQSVDFNSIAFLFDGRRLRAEQTPDELDMEDGDEIDAMLHQTGGGANGLNLFCF; the protein is encoded by the exons ATGTCTGCTACTCCTGAAGAAGACAAGAAGCCCGACCAAGGAGCTCACATCAATCTCAAAGTCAAGGGACAG GATGGTAATGAAGTCTTCTTTAGGATTAAGAGAAGCACTCAGCTCAAAAAGCTCATGAATGCTTACTGTGACCGTCAATCTGTTGATTTCAACTCAATTGCTTTCTTGTTTGATGGCCGTCGTCTTCGTGCAGAGCAGACTCCAGATGAG CTTGATATGGAAGATGGAGATGAGATTGATGCAATGCTTCATCAGACCGGCGGTGGTGCAAACGGCCTGAATCTATTCTGCTTTTAG
- the LOC104761539 gene encoding uncharacterized protein LOC104761539, with product MSGFRAFKAQVPVEWSQSLYITLVRGLPGTRKLHRRTLEAMGLRRCHRTVLHSNTSSIRGMIQQVKRMVVVETEEMYNARKEAEAKHKALRPPLVVSHSSPAADSSNMS from the exons ATGAGTGGTTTTAGAGCTTTTAAAGCACAAGTGCCCGTTGAATGGAGCCAGAGCTTATACATTACTCTAGTGAGAGGTCTCCCTGGAACTAGGAAGCTCCACAGGCGAACACTTGAAGCTATGGGACTTCGTAGATGCCATCGTACTGTTTTGCACTCAAACACTTCATCCATTAGGGGAATGATTCAacag GTTAAGAGGATGGTTGTTGTTGAAACAGAAGAGATGTACAATGCTCGTAAAGAAGCAGAAGCCAAACACAAAGCTTTGCGCCCACCACTCGTTGTTAGTCATTCCAGCCCTGCAGCAGATTCATCCAACATGTCTTGA